The following coding sequences are from one Roseburia hominis A2-183 window:
- the larE gene encoding ATP-dependent sacrificial sulfur transferase LarE, with protein sequence MEQMEALKQSIREKGKMVVAFSGGVDSTFLLKVAHDVLGDGAVAVTARSCSFPERELREAKAFCEKEHIKHIVVESEELQIEGFSHNPTNRCYLCKKELFTKIWDIAKEYDIPYVAEASNLDDNGDYRPGLMAVAELSVLSPLREAGMNKSMIRELSHGLGLPTWNKQSFACLSSRFVYGEEITEERLGMVDRAEQLLLDAGFHQVRVRIHESGTNTIARIEIGTEDFAKMFADDFYQKVNAACKEIGFTYVTLDLGGYRMGSMNDGIRKA encoded by the coding sequence ATGGAACAAATGGAAGCATTAAAACAGTCGATCCGGGAAAAAGGGAAGATGGTTGTTGCATTTTCCGGCGGTGTGGATTCGACATTCTTATTAAAAGTGGCACATGACGTGCTGGGAGATGGGGCGGTCGCAGTGACGGCTCGCTCCTGTTCCTTTCCGGAGAGAGAATTAAGAGAGGCAAAAGCATTCTGTGAGAAGGAGCACATAAAACATATCGTGGTGGAGTCGGAGGAATTGCAGATTGAGGGATTTTCCCATAATCCGACCAACCGCTGCTACCTCTGCAAGAAGGAGCTTTTCACAAAGATCTGGGATATTGCAAAGGAGTACGACATCCCCTACGTGGCGGAGGCGTCCAATCTGGACGACAACGGCGATTACCGCCCGGGACTGATGGCGGTTGCCGAGCTTTCCGTGCTTAGTCCGCTGCGCGAGGCGGGGATGAACAAGAGCATGATCCGCGAACTCTCCCACGGGCTGGGGCTTCCGACATGGAATAAGCAGTCGTTTGCATGTCTTTCTTCCCGCTTTGTCTACGGGGAGGAGATCACCGAGGAGCGCCTTGGCATGGTGGACCGCGCGGAGCAGCTTCTGCTGGATGCCGGATTTCATCAGGTGCGCGTGCGGATTCACGAGAGCGGAACGAACACGATTGCCCGTATCGAGATCGGCACGGAGGATTTTGCAAAAATGTTTGCAGACGATTTTTACCAGAAGGTCAATGCGGCATGCAAGGAGATCGGTTTTACCTATGTGACACTCGATCTCGGCGGATACCGGATGGGAAGCATGAACGACGGCATCCGGAAAGCATAA
- a CDS encoding amino acid ABC transporter permease codes for MNWEVISQYLPLYQKAMWLTLRIGWMGIAFSIIIGLICALIVHYKIPVARQIVKIYIELFRNTPLLVQLFFIYFGLPKVGLSISADVCGVAGLALLGGSYMAEAFRSGLEAIEPIQMESALSLGMTKKQAVVYVILPQAVSISVPAFVANVIFLLKETSVFSAISLMDLMFTAKDLIGLYYKTAECLFLLVVFYLIILLPVSILGTLLERRLRYAGFGN; via the coding sequence GTGAACTGGGAAGTCATCTCGCAATACCTGCCGCTGTATCAGAAAGCCATGTGGCTGACACTCCGGATCGGCTGGATGGGAATTGCATTTTCAATCATCATTGGTCTTATATGTGCGCTGATTGTACATTATAAGATACCGGTGGCGAGACAGATTGTAAAAATATATATCGAATTGTTCCGCAACACACCGCTTCTGGTGCAGCTCTTTTTTATCTATTTCGGACTGCCGAAGGTGGGACTTTCCATCTCCGCGGATGTCTGCGGCGTGGCGGGTCTGGCACTCTTAGGAGGCAGCTATATGGCGGAGGCGTTCCGCAGCGGACTCGAGGCGATCGAGCCGATCCAGATGGAGAGCGCGTTAAGCCTTGGCATGACGAAGAAGCAGGCAGTGGTCTATGTCATTCTGCCGCAGGCGGTATCCATCAGCGTACCGGCATTTGTGGCGAATGTGATCTTCCTGTTAAAAGAGACGAGTGTGTTTTCAGCAATCAGCCTGATGGATCTGATGTTTACAGCCAAAGACCTGATCGGACTTTACTATAAGACAGCGGAGTGCCTGTTCTTACTGGTGGTATTTTATCTGATTATTTTACTTCCGGTATCCATCCTTGGAACATTGTTAGAGAGGAGGCTGCGCTATGCCGGATTTGGGAATTAG